From one Lycium ferocissimum isolate CSIRO_LF1 chromosome 7, AGI_CSIRO_Lferr_CH_V1, whole genome shotgun sequence genomic stretch:
- the LOC132063759 gene encoding dof zinc finger protein DOF2.5-like, with the protein MATTQWTQDIGVVKSMGAEIGSRGAETKKVRPAKDGAVNCPRCNSTNTKFCYYNNYSLTQPRYFCKTCRRYWTEGGTLRNVPVGGGSRKNKRSSSSQKLPHLNPNLSHVPDHHQNANKIIVGSTSQDLSLGFQTVPHDHQMFHGVPQFLGLSKMDGGNNGNNHLGSTPISALELLRTGIASRGFTSFISSSPTPDLNALYTSGFPFQDLKPSAGSTDHHPAGLSSYSNGGVQENGGARIMFPLGGLKQLSSGTSEADHHNHHHTKGQENNASAGLYWNGMLSGTGGSW; encoded by the exons ATGGCTACTACTCAATGGACTCAG GATATTGGAGTAGTGAAATCAATGGGTGCAGAAATAGGTTCAAGGGGTGCAGAGACTAAGAAGGTGAGGCCAGCAAAGGATGGAGCTGTAAATTGTCCGAGGTGTAACTCAACAAATACAAAGTTTTGTTACTACAACAACTACAGCCTGACTCAACCAAGATACTTCTGCAAGACTTGTAGAAGGTATTGGACTGAAGGTGGCACTCTCAGGAATGTTCCTGTTGGTGGTGGctcaagaaaaaacaaaagatcTTCTTCTTCGCAAAAACTCCCCCATCTGAACCCTAATTTGAGTCATGTTCCAGATCATCATCAAAACGCTAATAAGATTATTGTTGGAAGTACTAGCCAAGATCTTAGCCTCGGGTTTCAAACTGTGCCACACGATCATCAGATGTTCCATGGTGTCCCTCAGTTTCTTGGATTGTCAAAGATGGATGGCGGCAACAATGGTAACAATCATCTAG GCAGCACACCAATTTCAGCTCTGGAGCTGCTCAGGACAGGAATTGCCTCAAGAGGGTTTACTTCATTCATCTCCTCGTCACCAACACCAGATTTGAATGCTCTATACACTTCAGGATTTCCATTTCAAGATTTAAAGCCTAGTGCTGGTAGTACTGATCATCATCCAGCTGGCTTAAGTAGTTATTCAAATGGTGGGGTTCAAGAAAATGGAGGTGCAAGAATAATGTTCCCTCTAGGAGGATTAAAGCAACTTTCATCAGGTACAAGTGAAGCtgatcatcataatcatcatcacacTAAGGGGCAGGAGAATAATGCAAGTGCTGGATTATATTGGAATGGGATGTTAAGTGGTACTGGAGGATCCTGGTAA